Proteins encoded together in one Nitratidesulfovibrio sp. window:
- a CDS encoding ATP-binding protein — protein MPRRFELPGGLPFGFARFLSWVSLVLILATSIVMSVVITDSARNTMFRKQQEFASLLAENLNHQIYRRFTLPTLVGFGRIALRQPVQYERLDQLVQSVIHGLQVSRVRIYDHGKLVSYSTDRADLGRADLAGPEVTVALRDEDPSYTIDGDIPFWRALFIPRLEPGSFILRTTYPLRVENRLGRIDDDDDGPIMGVLEMTQDITNDTRSILAFQWLIIGTASLSSLVLFGMLLVFIRRAERVMAERMQEKQRLERELHQHEKLAGMGRVVASIAHEIRNPLGIIRSSAELLLKRPSSSDPVTARILQAIYDEAKRLSQTVNDFLDYARPRQPRQDPVETDAVLDRVLGFLEGELARREVTVAREIEPDITVSGDGDLLYRAFYNIMVNALQAMDGPGTVTVTARRDGDAAELAFRDSGPGFDPANRERLLDPFFTTKDDGTGLGLPIVNSIITSHGGSLRIDNAPEGGAVVYVRLPLRTE, from the coding sequence GTGCCGCGCCGTTTCGAACTGCCGGGGGGCCTGCCCTTCGGCTTCGCCCGCTTTCTGTCGTGGGTATCGCTGGTGCTCATTCTGGCCACCAGCATCGTGATGTCCGTGGTCATCACCGATTCGGCGCGCAACACCATGTTCCGCAAGCAGCAGGAATTCGCCTCGCTGCTGGCCGAAAACCTTAACCACCAGATCTACCGGCGCTTCACCCTGCCCACGCTGGTGGGCTTCGGGCGCATCGCCCTGCGCCAGCCGGTGCAGTACGAACGGCTGGACCAGCTGGTGCAGTCGGTTATCCACGGCTTGCAGGTTTCGCGGGTGCGCATCTACGATCACGGCAAGCTCGTGTCGTATTCCACAGACCGGGCAGACCTTGGCCGGGCAGACCTGGCCGGGCCGGAAGTGACCGTGGCCCTGCGCGACGAAGACCCCAGCTACACCATAGATGGCGACATCCCGTTCTGGCGGGCGCTGTTCATTCCCCGGCTGGAGCCGGGCAGCTTCATTCTGCGCACCACCTACCCCCTGCGCGTGGAAAACCGGCTGGGCCGCATCGACGATGACGACGACGGGCCCATCATGGGCGTGCTGGAGATGACCCAGGACATCACCAACGACACGCGCTCGATCCTCGCCTTCCAGTGGCTGATCATCGGCACGGCCAGCCTTTCGTCGCTGGTGCTGTTCGGCATGCTGCTGGTGTTCATCCGCCGCGCCGAACGGGTAATGGCCGAGCGCATGCAGGAAAAGCAGCGCCTGGAGCGGGAACTGCACCAGCACGAAAAACTGGCGGGCATGGGCCGCGTGGTGGCCAGCATCGCCCACGAAATCCGCAACCCGCTGGGCATCATCCGCTCCAGCGCGGAACTGCTGCTGAAGCGCCCCAGCAGTTCGGACCCGGTCACCGCGCGCATCCTGCAAGCCATCTACGACGAGGCCAAGCGGCTCAGCCAGACCGTCAACGACTTTCTGGACTACGCCCGCCCCCGCCAGCCCCGGCAGGACCCGGTGGAAACCGACGCCGTGCTCGACCGCGTGCTGGGGTTCCTGGAAGGCGAACTGGCCCGCCGCGAAGTCACCGTGGCCCGCGAGATCGAACCGGACATCACCGTTTCCGGCGACGGGGACCTGCTGTACCGCGCGTTCTACAACATCATGGTCAACGCGTTGCAGGCCATGGACGGCCCCGGTACGGTCACCGTCACCGCCCGCCGCGACGGCGACGCGGCGGAACTGGCCTTTCGCGACAGCGGCCCCGGCTTCGACCCGGCCAACCGCGAACGGCTGCTGGACCCGTTCTTCACCACCAAGGATGACGGCACCGGCCTTGGCCTGCCCATCGTGAATTCCATCATCACCAGCCACGGCGGCAGCCTGCGCATCGACAACGCGCCCGAAGGCGGCGCCGTGGTGTACGTGCGCCTGCCCCTGCGCACCGAATAG